In Morganella morganii, the following are encoded in one genomic region:
- a CDS encoding tetratricopeptide repeat protein, whose translation MKTAITAGLLFAVLFAAAPLQAKQTAIQQIEARALSGNITAQITLADTFRAKQDIVQAKYWYRKAAEQNNPYAQNELGKLILLSNHSVTALQEARVWFEKAASQNQPDALYQPGVMYYRGKGCERGDCAIARSFYERAAAQSHGSAQFYLAMMYLRGHGVAQDYEKGVALMKASCENGEPEACPWVRNLTENEDKFRQIFSGKPSSDQPPR comes from the coding sequence ATGAAAACCGCCATAACCGCAGGACTCCTGTTTGCCGTACTGTTTGCCGCCGCCCCGCTTCAGGCAAAACAGACAGCAATACAGCAGATCGAAGCCAGAGCACTGAGCGGCAATATTACTGCTCAGATAACGCTGGCCGATACCTTCCGCGCAAAACAGGATATTGTGCAGGCCAAATACTGGTACCGGAAAGCGGCGGAACAGAACAATCCTTATGCCCAGAATGAGCTGGGAAAACTGATCCTGCTCAGCAATCACTCCGTGACAGCATTACAGGAAGCCAGAGTCTGGTTCGAGAAAGCCGCATCACAGAATCAGCCGGATGCGCTTTATCAGCCGGGGGTGATGTATTATCGCGGAAAAGGTTGTGAACGCGGTGATTGCGCCATTGCCCGGAGTTTTTATGAGAGAGCAGCAGCACAGTCACACGGCTCCGCTCAGTTTTACCTCGCGATGATGTATCTCCGGGGACACGGCGTGGCGCAGGATTACGAAAAAGGTGTGGCACTGATGAAAGCCTCCTGTGAAAACGGTGAGCCGGAAGCCTGCCCGTGGGTCAGAAATCTGACAGAAAATGAGGACAAATTCCGTCAGATTTTTTCCGGAAAACCGTCATCCGATCAGCCGCCCAGATAG
- a CDS encoding GNAT family N-acetyltransferase: MTEYNFVIKTDDLSSPQTGALIALHLQGMAQNTPQEHVYALGKNGLRADNIRVWSVWAGDRIAAVGALKQISAAQGEIKSMRAHPDFRGKGAGKLLLLHIIAQAKQSGMTCLSLETGCHPDFEPALALYRRCGFQAGSAFGDYQTGEHNQFFHLDL; encoded by the coding sequence ATGACTGAATATAATTTTGTAATAAAAACGGATGATTTATCCTCACCACAAACCGGCGCACTGATTGCTCTGCATTTACAGGGGATGGCACAGAATACGCCGCAGGAGCATGTTTACGCGCTCGGTAAAAACGGCCTGCGGGCGGATAACATCCGTGTCTGGAGTGTATGGGCCGGTGACCGTATCGCAGCGGTCGGGGCGCTGAAACAAATTTCCGCCGCACAGGGCGAAATAAAATCAATGCGGGCTCACCCGGATTTTCGCGGCAAAGGAGCGGGTAAACTGCTGTTACTGCATATTATTGCACAGGCAAAACAGAGCGGCATGACGTGCCTGAGCCTGGAGACCGGCTGCCATCCGGATTTTGAACCGGCACTGGCACTGTACCGGCGCTGCGGTTTTCAGGCCGGATCGGCGTTTGGTGATTATCAGACCGGTGAACATAATCAGTTTTTCCATCTGGATCTTTGA
- the kdpF gene encoding K(+)-transporting ATPase subunit F — protein sequence MSLALIAGIAGTLLLLAYLLYALINAEKF from the coding sequence ATGAGTCTGGCTCTTATTGCAGGCATCGCCGGTACATTACTGCTGCTGGCATACCTCCTTTATGCCCTGATTAATGCGGAGAAATTCTGA
- the livF gene encoding high-affinity branched-chain amino acid ABC transporter ATP-binding protein LivF, whose product MLEFNNVSAQYGKIQALHEVSLSVRKGEIVTLIGANGAGKTTLLSTLCGEPRATTGEIRYLGENITALPTAQIMRKDIALVPEGRRVFGRMTVEENLAMGGFFASKTQYQARIAQVYELFPRLQERRHQRAGTMSGGEQQMLAIGRALMSSPQLLLLDEPSLGLAPIIIMQIFDTIRELRDAGMTIFLVEQNANQALKLADRGYVLENGRVVLEDTGQALLVNEAVRSAYLGG is encoded by the coding sequence ATGCTGGAATTTAATAATGTCTCCGCGCAGTACGGCAAAATTCAGGCGCTGCATGAAGTCAGCCTGTCGGTGCGTAAAGGGGAAATAGTCACCCTGATCGGCGCGAACGGTGCGGGGAAAACCACGCTGCTCAGCACGCTGTGCGGGGAGCCGCGGGCGACCACCGGCGAGATCCGCTACCTCGGGGAGAATATCACGGCACTGCCGACGGCGCAGATCATGCGCAAAGACATTGCACTGGTGCCGGAAGGGCGGCGGGTGTTCGGGCGGATGACGGTGGAAGAGAATCTGGCCATGGGCGGATTTTTTGCATCCAAAACGCAGTATCAGGCACGGATTGCTCAGGTATATGAGCTTTTCCCGAGGCTTCAGGAGCGCCGCCATCAGCGGGCGGGTACCATGTCCGGCGGTGAACAGCAGATGCTGGCTATCGGCCGTGCGCTGATGAGCAGCCCTCAGCTGTTACTGCTGGATGAACCGTCCCTCGGGCTGGCGCCGATTATCATCATGCAGATTTTCGATACCATCCGTGAACTGCGTGATGCGGGTATGACTATCTTCCTGGTCGAACAGAATGCCAACCAGGCGCTGAAACTGGCAGACAGAGGTTATGTGCTTGAAAACGGGCGGGTCGTACTGGAGGATACCGGTCAGGCACTGCTGGTGAATGAAGCGGTCAGGAGTGCCTATCTGGGCGGCTGA
- the livH gene encoding high-affinity branched-chain amino acid ABC transporter permease LivH, whose product MSEQLLYFTQQLLNGLTLGSTYALIAIGYTMVYGIIGMINFAHGEVYMIGSYVSFIVIAGLMMLGIDVGWLLITAAFITAIIIASAYGWSIERVAYRPVRHSKRLIALISAIGMSIFLQNFVSLSQGSRDLALPGLINGRWTFGESGGFSATVSAMQITIWVVTVLAMLALTLFIRYSRMGRACRACAEDLKMAGLLGINTDRVIALTFVIGAAMAAVAGVLLGQFYGVINPYIGFMAGMKAFTAAVLGGIGSIPGAMIGGVILGVSEAMTSAYFSTEYKDVVSFGLLILVLLVMPTGILGRPEVEKV is encoded by the coding sequence ATGTCAGAACAATTATTATATTTTACGCAGCAATTGCTGAACGGATTAACGCTGGGAAGCACCTATGCCCTGATCGCCATCGGTTACACCATGGTGTACGGCATTATCGGTATGATTAACTTTGCCCACGGCGAAGTGTATATGATCGGCAGTTACGTCTCGTTTATTGTGATTGCCGGGCTGATGATGCTGGGGATTGATGTCGGCTGGTTGTTAATTACCGCTGCATTTATTACAGCGATAATTATTGCCAGTGCCTATGGCTGGAGTATCGAACGGGTCGCTTACCGGCCCGTCCGTCACTCAAAACGGCTGATTGCCCTGATTTCGGCGATCGGGATGTCCATTTTTCTGCAAAACTTTGTCAGTCTTTCCCAGGGCTCCCGCGATCTCGCGCTGCCCGGGCTGATTAACGGCCGCTGGACCTTCGGGGAGAGCGGCGGTTTCTCGGCCACGGTTTCTGCCATGCAGATCACTATCTGGGTGGTGACGGTGCTGGCAATGCTGGCGCTGACCCTCTTTATCCGTTACTCACGGATGGGACGCGCCTGCCGTGCCTGTGCGGAAGATCTGAAAATGGCCGGTTTACTCGGGATCAACACCGATCGCGTGATTGCACTGACCTTTGTGATCGGTGCGGCGATGGCGGCGGTGGCCGGGGTGCTGCTGGGGCAGTTTTACGGCGTGATCAACCCGTACATCGGCTTTATGGCCGGGATGAAAGCCTTTACCGCAGCGGTTCTCGGCGGGATCGGCAGTATTCCGGGGGCGATGATCGGCGGGGTGATCCTCGGTGTATCAGAAGCCATGACCTCCGCCTACTTCAGTACGGAATATAAAGATGTGGTTTCATTCGGCTTGCTTATCCTTGTGTTACTGGTGATGCCGACCGGGATCCTCGGGCGTCCGGAGGTTGAAAAGGTATGA
- a CDS encoding high-affinity branched-chain amino acid ABC transporter permease LivM encodes MTKSHWINAIVATATLFVLASVMMGLQLSLDGTRLIVRNADAVRWEWIGTGCVIVFIFQLVRPSLKKLTARLPKSSCSLPGFDGSTNTQKIIAGLIILAAIIWPFMVSRGSVDIATLTLIYVMLGLGLNVVVGLSGLLVLGYAGFYAIGAYTYGLMNHYFGWGFWQSLPLAGIAAALSGLLLGFPVLRLRGDYLAIVTLGFGEIVRILLLNNTEFTGGPNGISQIPKPTLFGLEFSRTAKEGGWDTFHNFFGLAYDPGDRIIFLYLVALLLVLATLFIISRLLRMPLGRAWEALREDEIACRSLGLSPTRIKLTAFTISAAFAGVAGTLFAARQGFISPESFTFTESAFVLAVVVLGGMGSQTSVILAAVILVVSREMMRDLNAYSMLLLGALMVLMMVWRPQGLLPVSRPHLKVSTTDAEKTGGAQ; translated from the coding sequence ATGACAAAATCTCACTGGATCAACGCCATTGTCGCCACCGCAACGCTGTTTGTGCTGGCCTCCGTGATGATGGGGCTGCAATTGTCCCTCGATGGCACCCGTCTGATTGTCCGCAACGCCGATGCTGTCCGCTGGGAGTGGATCGGTACCGGCTGTGTGATTGTCTTTATTTTTCAGCTGGTGCGCCCGTCACTGAAAAAACTGACGGCGCGTCTGCCGAAAAGCAGCTGCTCATTGCCGGGTTTTGACGGTTCCACCAATACGCAGAAAATTATTGCCGGGCTGATTATTCTCGCTGCCATTATCTGGCCGTTTATGGTGTCACGCGGCAGTGTGGATATCGCCACCTTAACCCTTATCTATGTGATGCTCGGCCTCGGGCTGAATGTGGTGGTCGGGCTGTCCGGCCTTCTGGTGCTGGGCTACGCCGGATTCTACGCCATCGGTGCCTACACTTACGGGCTGATGAACCACTATTTCGGCTGGGGGTTCTGGCAGAGTCTGCCGCTGGCCGGTATTGCCGCGGCGCTGTCCGGGCTGCTGCTCGGCTTCCCGGTGCTGCGGTTGCGCGGGGATTATCTGGCGATTGTGACGCTCGGTTTCGGGGAAATTGTCCGTATTCTGCTGCTGAATAATACGGAGTTTACCGGCGGGCCGAACGGCATCAGTCAGATCCCGAAACCGACCCTGTTCGGGCTGGAGTTCAGCCGGACCGCCAAAGAGGGCGGCTGGGATACGTTCCATAATTTCTTCGGCCTGGCGTATGATCCGGGCGATCGTATTATTTTCCTGTATTTGGTCGCATTGCTGCTGGTACTGGCAACACTGTTTATTATCAGCCGGTTACTGAGGATGCCGCTGGGCAGGGCCTGGGAAGCGCTGCGTGAGGATGAAATCGCCTGCCGTTCGCTGGGACTCAGCCCGACACGTATTAAACTGACGGCATTCACCATCAGTGCGGCCTTTGCCGGGGTGGCGGGAACCTTATTTGCCGCCCGTCAGGGCTTTATCAGCCCGGAATCCTTTACCTTTACGGAATCAGCCTTTGTGCTGGCTGTTGTGGTGCTGGGAGGGATGGGCTCACAAACCTCGGTGATTCTGGCCGCCGTTATCCTGGTGGTTTCCCGGGAAATGATGCGCGATCTGAATGCTTACAGCATGCTGTTGCTCGGGGCGCTGATGGTGCTGATGATGGTCTGGCGGCCGCAGGGATTACTGCCGGTGTCGCGCCCGCACCTGAAAGTCAGCACAACGGATGCGGAAAAAACCGGAGGTGCGCAATGA
- the kdpA gene encoding potassium-transporting ATPase subunit KdpA has protein sequence MAANAFLLIAGFLIVLLIAAKLLSNLLVCFIDGTPLPVLRRVEGVLWRFAGIGRDEMRWQGYLTALLLFNALGLIFLTAILMLQADLPLNPRHFPGMSWDLALNTAVSFVTNTNWQSYSGESAVSYFSQMAGLTVQNFLSAATGIAVAFALIRALCRRSVQTLGNAWADLTRITLWLLLPLSVIIALFFISQGVIQNFHDYQTIITPEGVQQVLPMGPVASQEAIKLLGTNGGGFFGANSAHPFENPTALTNFVQMLAIFLIPAALCFAFGRCAGNPGQGRALLAAMTIVFVAAAVAVMWSETHGNPAFAGMGIDSTFNMEGKESRFGILATGLFVAVTTAASCGAVNSMHDSLTPLGGLVPLWLMQIGEVIFGGVGAGFYGMMLFVFLAVFIAGLMIGRTPEYLSKKIEVREMKLTALAILVTPALVLGGTALAMMTEAGRGAMLNPGAHGFSEVLYALSSASNNNGSAFAGLSTNTPFWNLLLAFCMLAGRFVVIALVMMLAGSLVSKTIRTAGAGTLPTTGPLFTGLLIAAILLIGALTFVPALALGPVAEFLDLLK, from the coding sequence ATGGCCGCGAATGCCTTTTTACTTATCGCCGGGTTTCTGATTGTTTTGCTGATTGCGGCAAAACTGCTCAGTAACCTGCTGGTCTGCTTTATTGACGGTACACCGCTGCCGGTTCTGCGCCGTGTGGAAGGTGTGCTGTGGCGCTTTGCGGGGATTGGCCGCGACGAGATGCGCTGGCAGGGATATCTGACAGCACTGCTGCTGTTTAATGCGCTGGGACTGATTTTCCTGACGGCGATCCTGATGCTGCAGGCGGATTTACCGCTCAATCCGCGTCACTTCCCGGGGATGTCATGGGATCTGGCGCTGAACACGGCGGTCAGTTTTGTCACTAATACCAACTGGCAGTCTTACAGCGGAGAATCCGCAGTCAGCTATTTCAGTCAGATGGCCGGACTGACAGTACAGAACTTCCTGTCTGCCGCCACCGGTATTGCTGTGGCGTTTGCCCTGATCCGCGCTCTGTGCCGCCGTTCTGTGCAGACACTCGGCAATGCGTGGGCGGATCTGACCCGTATCACGCTGTGGCTGCTGCTGCCGCTCTCCGTGATTATTGCGCTGTTCTTTATTTCGCAGGGCGTGATTCAGAACTTCCATGACTACCAGACCATTATCACCCCGGAAGGCGTGCAGCAGGTGCTGCCGATGGGGCCGGTGGCCTCCCAGGAAGCGATTAAACTGCTCGGTACCAACGGCGGCGGCTTCTTCGGTGCCAACTCAGCGCATCCGTTTGAAAACCCGACCGCACTGACCAACTTTGTGCAGATGCTGGCGATTTTCCTGATCCCGGCGGCACTCTGTTTTGCATTCGGGCGCTGTGCCGGTAACCCGGGCCAGGGCCGTGCACTGCTGGCCGCGATGACCATTGTCTTTGTTGCCGCCGCTGTGGCGGTGATGTGGAGCGAAACTCACGGTAATCCGGCTTTTGCGGGGATGGGGATCGACAGCACCTTCAATATGGAAGGGAAAGAGAGCCGCTTCGGTATCCTTGCCACCGGGCTGTTTGTGGCCGTGACCACCGCCGCCTCCTGTGGTGCGGTAAACAGTATGCATGACTCCCTGACTCCGCTGGGCGGTCTTGTGCCGCTGTGGCTGATGCAGATCGGTGAAGTGATCTTCGGCGGTGTGGGTGCCGGTTTCTACGGAATGATGCTGTTTGTTTTCCTCGCCGTTTTTATCGCCGGACTGATGATTGGTCGCACGCCGGAATACCTCAGCAAAAAAATCGAGGTGCGGGAGATGAAACTGACCGCGCTGGCGATTCTGGTCACCCCGGCGCTGGTTCTCGGCGGCACGGCACTGGCGATGATGACGGAGGCCGGACGCGGCGCGATGCTCAATCCGGGCGCTCACGGCTTCAGTGAAGTGCTGTATGCCCTCTCATCCGCTTCAAATAATAACGGCAGTGCCTTTGCCGGACTGAGTACCAACACTCCGTTCTGGAACCTGCTGCTGGCATTCTGCATGCTCGCGGGCCGCTTCGTGGTGATTGCGCTGGTGATGATGCTGGCAGGCTCGCTGGTCAGCAAAACCATCCGGACCGCCGGGGCAGGCACACTGCCGACAACCGGGCCGCTGTTTACCGGGCTGCTGATCGCCGCAATATTGCTGATCGGCGCACTGACCTTTGTTCCTGCACTGGCACTGGGGCCGGTGGCGGAATTTCTTGATTTACTTAAGTGA
- the kdpB gene encoding potassium-transporting ATPase subunit KdpB, which translates to MSRQTQRLFEPALVRRALPDAFRKLSPVVQWQNPVMFIVWCGSLLTTLLAAGMFSGFISGNGGFTLTVALWLWFTVLFANFAEALAEGRSKAQADSLKGMKKTSRARRLHAAQRDSGFDMVSADTLRKGDLVLVEAGDLIPCDGTVLEGGASVDESAITGESAPVIRESGGDFASVTGGTRILSDWLIIECSANPGDSFLDRMISMVEGAKRSKTPNEIALTILLAALSIVFLLAVATLWPFTAYTGHPVTLTVMIALLVCLIPTTISGLLSAIGVAGMSRMLAANVIATSGRAVEAAGDVDVLLLDKTGTITLGNRQASAFLAAPGVDERTLADAAQLSSLADETPEGRSIVVLAKQRFSLRARDLESLNATFIPFTAQTRMSGINVDGRTIRKGSVDAIRRYIEANHGHFPAQVDKLVEEVARSGGTPLVVAEEHRVLGVIALKDIVKGGIRERFAQLRQMGIKTVMITGDNRLTAAAIAAEAGVDDFLAEATPEAKLALIRQYQKEGRLVAMTGDGTNDAPALAQADVAVAMNSGTQAAKEAGNMVDLDSNPTKLIEVVHIGKQMLMTRGSLTTFSISNDIAKYFAIIPAAFAVTYPQLDALNIMRLHSPDSAMLSAVIFNALIIVFLIPLALKGVPYHALSAAQMLRRNLWIYGLGGLVVPFIGIKLIDMLLTLTGLV; encoded by the coding sequence ATGAGTCGTCAGACACAGCGATTATTTGAACCCGCACTGGTGCGCCGCGCACTGCCGGATGCATTCCGCAAGCTCTCGCCGGTGGTGCAGTGGCAGAACCCGGTGATGTTTATTGTCTGGTGCGGCAGCCTGCTGACCACACTGCTGGCCGCCGGGATGTTCAGCGGATTTATCAGCGGTAACGGCGGATTTACCCTCACCGTCGCCCTGTGGCTGTGGTTTACCGTGCTGTTTGCCAACTTCGCCGAAGCGCTGGCGGAAGGGCGCAGCAAAGCGCAGGCCGACAGCCTGAAAGGAATGAAAAAAACCAGCCGCGCACGGCGTCTGCATGCGGCACAGCGCGACAGCGGTTTTGATATGGTCTCCGCTGATACCCTGCGCAAAGGGGATTTGGTACTGGTGGAAGCAGGGGATCTGATCCCGTGTGACGGTACCGTGCTGGAAGGCGGTGCATCTGTGGATGAGAGCGCCATTACCGGTGAATCCGCGCCGGTGATCCGCGAATCCGGCGGCGATTTTGCTTCTGTTACCGGCGGTACCCGGATTCTGTCCGACTGGCTGATTATTGAGTGCAGTGCCAACCCGGGTGACAGCTTCCTTGACCGCATGATCAGCATGGTCGAAGGTGCGAAACGCAGCAAAACGCCGAATGAGATTGCCCTGACCATCCTGCTGGCCGCACTGAGTATTGTGTTCCTGCTGGCGGTGGCGACACTCTGGCCGTTTACCGCCTATACCGGCCATCCGGTCACTCTGACAGTGATGATTGCCCTGCTGGTCTGTCTGATCCCGACTACCATCAGCGGCCTGCTTTCAGCTATTGGTGTGGCAGGGATGAGCCGTATGCTGGCCGCCAATGTCATCGCCACCAGCGGCCGTGCAGTGGAAGCTGCCGGGGATGTGGACGTGCTGTTGCTGGACAAAACCGGCACCATCACACTGGGTAACCGCCAGGCCTCTGCTTTCCTGGCTGCACCCGGTGTGGATGAAAGAACGCTGGCAGATGCAGCTCAGTTGTCATCACTGGCGGATGAAACCCCGGAAGGACGCAGTATCGTGGTGCTGGCAAAACAGCGTTTCAGCCTGCGGGCGCGTGATCTGGAAAGCCTGAATGCGACTTTTATCCCGTTTACCGCCCAGACCCGCATGAGCGGCATCAATGTGGACGGGCGCACTATCCGTAAAGGTTCTGTCGATGCTATCCGCCGCTATATTGAGGCTAACCACGGTCATTTTCCGGCACAGGTCGACAAACTGGTGGAAGAGGTTGCACGCAGCGGCGGAACCCCGCTGGTAGTGGCCGAAGAGCATCGCGTGCTCGGGGTGATCGCCCTGAAAGATATCGTAAAAGGCGGGATCCGCGAACGCTTTGCACAACTGCGCCAGATGGGGATCAAAACTGTGATGATCACAGGGGATAACCGGCTGACGGCTGCGGCGATTGCTGCCGAGGCCGGTGTGGATGATTTCCTGGCGGAAGCCACCCCGGAAGCCAAACTGGCGCTGATCCGTCAGTATCAGAAAGAAGGGCGGTTGGTGGCAATGACCGGCGACGGCACCAATGATGCGCCGGCACTGGCACAGGCGGATGTCGCGGTGGCGATGAACTCGGGCACCCAGGCGGCGAAAGAGGCGGGGAATATGGTCGATCTGGACTCCAACCCGACCAAGCTGATTGAGGTGGTGCATATCGGTAAACAGATGCTGATGACACGCGGCTCGCTGACCACGTTCAGTATCTCCAATGATATCGCCAAGTATTTTGCCATTATCCCGGCGGCGTTTGCGGTGACCTATCCGCAGCTGGATGCACTCAATATCATGCGTCTGCACTCGCCGGATTCCGCCATGTTAAGTGCGGTTATCTTCAACGCCCTGATTATTGTCTTTCTGATCCCGCTGGCGCTGAAAGGGGTGCCGTACCATGCCCTGAGCGCCGCACAGATGTTACGCCGTAATCTGTGGATCTACGGACTGGGTGGCCTGGTTGTGCCGTTTATCGGTATAAAATTGATAGATATGTTACTGACCCTGACAGGGTTAGTATAA
- a CDS encoding branched-chain amino acid ABC transporter substrate-binding protein has product MKKTMKMAIIAGAVSCALSAAAYAEDIKVAVVGAMSGPVAQYGDMEFTGARQAVEDINAKGGINGNKLVITEYDDACDPKQAVAVANKVINDGMRYVIGHLCSSSTQPASDIYEDEGILMITPAATNADLTTRGYNLIMRTTGLDSDQGPTAAKYILEKVKPQRIAVVHDKQQYGEGLARSVKDNLNKAGVKEVLFEGVTAGDKDFSALVARLKKDNVDFVYFGGYYPEMGQILRQAKQAGLNIRFMGPEGVGNSSLSNIAGDASEGMLVTLPKRYDQVPANKPVVDALAAKKLDSTGPFVWTTYAALQSLTTAMQRSGSMEPADLAADLKGKPVDTVMGELSWTPNGDLKGFEFGVFEWHKDGTSSPLN; this is encoded by the coding sequence ATGAAAAAAACAATGAAAATGGCAATCATTGCCGGAGCTGTATCCTGTGCATTAAGTGCAGCGGCGTACGCTGAAGATATTAAAGTTGCGGTGGTGGGCGCTATGTCCGGACCGGTCGCACAATACGGTGATATGGAATTTACCGGCGCCCGCCAGGCGGTTGAGGACATCAACGCCAAAGGCGGGATTAACGGCAATAAACTGGTGATCACCGAATACGATGACGCCTGTGACCCGAAACAGGCGGTGGCGGTCGCCAACAAAGTTATCAATGACGGCATGCGCTATGTGATCGGGCACCTCTGCTCCTCCTCCACACAACCTGCGTCAGATATTTATGAGGATGAAGGGATCCTGATGATCACCCCGGCGGCAACCAATGCGGATTTAACCACGCGCGGTTACAACCTGATCATGCGTACCACCGGCCTGGATTCTGACCAGGGCCCGACCGCAGCAAAATATATCCTCGAAAAAGTGAAACCGCAGCGCATTGCCGTGGTGCATGACAAACAGCAGTACGGTGAAGGCCTGGCGCGTTCCGTGAAAGACAATCTGAACAAAGCCGGAGTGAAAGAAGTGCTGTTTGAAGGGGTGACGGCGGGTGATAAAGATTTCTCCGCGCTGGTGGCGCGCCTGAAGAAAGATAATGTCGATTTTGTCTATTTCGGCGGCTACTACCCGGAAATGGGACAGATTTTACGCCAGGCAAAACAGGCGGGGCTGAATATCCGCTTTATGGGACCGGAAGGCGTGGGTAACTCCTCACTCTCCAACATTGCCGGTGACGCATCCGAAGGCATGCTGGTGACGCTGCCGAAACGCTATGACCAGGTTCCTGCCAACAAACCGGTGGTGGATGCCCTGGCGGCGAAGAAACTGGATTCCACCGGGCCGTTCGTCTGGACAACCTATGCGGCATTACAGTCCCTGACTACCGCGATGCAGCGCAGCGGCAGCATGGAACCAGCGGATCTGGCCGCTGATCTGAAAGGCAAACCGGTTGACACCGTAATGGGCGAACTGAGCTGGACACCAAACGGGGATCTGAAAGGTTTCGAGTTCGGCGTATTTGAATGGCACAAAGACGGAACCTCATCACCGCTGAACTGA
- the livG gene encoding high-affinity branched-chain amino acid ABC transporter ATP-binding protein LivG translates to MTDTLLQVSGLTMRFGGLLAVNNVSLELNRGEIVSLIGPNGAGKTTIFNCLTGFYKPADGQILLRGKPVQGLSGQAIARLGMIRTFQHVRLFREMTVIENLLVAQHQHHKSGLLAGLLTLPSFRRDQREATERAVMWLDRIGLTSLANRQAGNLAYGQQRRLEIARCMVTRPDILMLDEPAAGLNPKETDDLDALIAELRAEHGVSVLLIEHDMKLVMGISDRIYVVNQGTPLASGTPAEIRNHPDVIRAYLGEAY, encoded by the coding sequence ATGACCGATACCTTATTGCAGGTCTCCGGCCTGACCATGCGTTTCGGCGGGTTGCTGGCGGTGAACAATGTGTCGCTGGAACTGAACCGGGGCGAAATCGTCTCTCTGATCGGCCCCAACGGCGCGGGAAAAACCACGATCTTCAACTGTCTGACCGGCTTCTACAAACCGGCGGACGGGCAGATCCTGCTGCGCGGAAAACCGGTGCAGGGATTATCCGGACAGGCGATTGCCCGTCTCGGCATGATCCGCACCTTCCAGCATGTACGTTTATTCCGGGAAATGACGGTGATTGAAAACCTGCTGGTGGCACAGCATCAGCATCATAAAAGCGGATTACTCGCCGGGCTGCTGACGCTGCCTTCATTCCGCCGTGATCAGCGCGAAGCCACGGAACGCGCAGTGATGTGGCTGGACAGAATCGGGCTGACGTCACTGGCAAACCGGCAGGCAGGTAACCTGGCGTATGGTCAGCAGCGGCGGCTGGAAATCGCCCGCTGTATGGTGACCCGGCCGGATATTCTGATGCTGGATGAACCGGCGGCCGGGCTGAACCCGAAAGAAACGGACGATCTGGATGCACTGATCGCGGAACTGCGGGCGGAGCACGGCGTGTCTGTCCTGCTGATCGAACATGATATGAAACTGGTGATGGGAATTTCAGACCGGATCTATGTGGTGAACCAGGGAACGCCGCTGGCAAGCGGCACCCCGGCGGAGATCCGCAACCACCCGGACGTGATCCGCGCGTATTTGGGGGAGGCATACTGA
- the kdpC gene encoding potassium-transporting ATPase subunit KdpC: MSQIRPAIIIFLVLALVTGVFYPLLTTSLGEWWFARQANGSLIEVNNEVKGSALIGQQFTQPGYFHGRPSETAEHPYNALSSGGSNLSTGNPELLQRVAQRAETLRAENPDASRPVPVDLVTASASGLDPDISPDAAYWQAARVAKARNMTQAEVEKLIREHITTPVPAFTGVPVVNVLALNLALDAHAADKTSLN, from the coding sequence ATGAGTCAGATACGTCCCGCAATCATAATATTTCTGGTTCTGGCACTGGTAACAGGGGTATTTTATCCTCTGCTGACCACCTCGCTCGGGGAGTGGTGGTTTGCCCGCCAGGCCAACGGCTCACTGATTGAAGTGAATAACGAAGTCAAAGGCTCGGCGCTGATCGGCCAGCAGTTCACACAGCCCGGTTATTTTCACGGACGCCCGTCAGAAACAGCAGAGCATCCGTATAACGCCCTGAGTTCCGGCGGCAGCAACCTGAGCACCGGCAACCCGGAACTGTTACAGCGGGTGGCGCAGCGGGCAGAAACATTAAGGGCGGAAAACCCGGATGCTTCCCGCCCGGTGCCGGTTGACCTGGTGACCGCCTCTGCCAGCGGGCTGGATCCGGATATCTCTCCGGATGCCGCTTACTGGCAGGCCGCGCGGGTGGCCAAAGCGCGTAATATGACACAGGCGGAGGTGGAGAAACTGATCCGCGAACATATCACCACTCCGGTGCCTGCGTTTACCGGTGTGCCGGTCGTGAATGTGCTGGCACTGAATCTGGCGCTGGATGCACATGCGGCGGACAAAACCAGCCTGAACTAA